A single region of the Oryzias latipes chromosome 21, ASM223467v1 genome encodes:
- the LOC101167752 gene encoding SLIT and NTRK-like protein 5, producing MRLWIHYILLSATSVCFVEMSGLYGQLCEELCGCEEREGILTVSCENRGIASLSDINPVHFPQYHLLLTGNLFKKLSADDFVEYKGLTILHLGNNEISDVEAGAFNGLWRLKRLHLNNNKIDALKEEFFFGLESLEYLQIDYNYITHVEPDAFSRLQHLEVLILNDNLISSLPVNLFQYVPLTHLDLRGNQLKVLPYTGLLEHMNSVVELQLEENPWNCSCELIALKTWLESILYTALVGDVVCEFPFRLHGRDLGEVSKQELCPRRAIAEYEMPPLPHLSTDAYRRTTPAAVAASFTSSGVARSSSRPTKGPRQSAKLKSRPTARTPSNKPQNFGQIVSYQTKSPVPLDCPTACTCNLQISDLGLNVNCQERKIELISDLNPKPYNPKKMYLTGNYITVVQRSDFIEATGLDLLHLGNNRIARVHDRAFGDLTNLRRLYLNGNLIDRLASEMFYGLESLQFLYLEYNVIKEVAADTFQHVPKLQLLFLNNNLLKTLPEGTFNGLILARLNLRSNHLRYLPVSGVLDQLTALVQVDLYENPWDCACSILDLKMWVEQLSMGTVVNNVICGSPKRLAGEDMRYIKSTNFCPNNSDILASMIPPTEEFFPGSTITIETSLDSNNHYSTIPLSVMILALLLIFIMSVFVAAGLFVATKKRRQKTQNEQNNSVNACISSLNMEYGLYKKGSIPKVRTSAGHLYEYIPAPTESSSRLSAHSPTNSKSMDGFKDFDDLSGPFLGNSDEEAASNVISSEYSAATPEPLNKPSTPRQEDPCGYREALEPDKNRCYSDTLPCRHGAHSSNRYTSDFDVRHQYPDRIQQTILYCTAPSTVYVDPNRSEYWELKAKLHIDPDYLEVLEKRTTFTQF from the coding sequence ATGCGGCTTTGGATTCATTATATTTTGCTGAGTGCAACATCAGTCTGCTTTGTTGAGATGTCTGGCCTCTACGGACAATTATGTGAGGAACTGTGTGGATGCGAGGAGCGAGAGGGGATTCTTACGGTGAGCTGTGAAAACAGAGGCATTGCAAGTCTGTCAGACATAAACCCAGTGCACTTCCCTCAATATCATCTGCTCCTCACTGGGAATCTTTTCAAGAAGCTCTCTGCCGATGATTTTGTCGAGTATAAAGGACTTACAATATTACACTTGGGAAACAATGAAATATCTGATGTGGAAGCTGGAGCCTTTAACGGACTGTGGAGACTAAAACGATTACATCTCAACAATAACAAAATCGATGCCTTGAAGGAGGAGTTTTTCTTTGGCCTTGAAAGTCTGGAATATTTGCAAATTGATTATAACTACATCACTCACGTGGAGCCAGATGCCTTCAGCAGACTTCAACACTTGGAAGTCCTGATTCTGAATGACAATTTAATATCTAGTCTGCCTGTAAACCTTTTCCAGTACGTACCATTAACTCATTTGGACTTGAGAGGGAATCAGCTCAAAGTGCTCCCCTACACAGGTCTGCTGGAGCACATGAACAGTGTTGTGGAGTTACAGCTGGAGGAAAACCCGTGGAACTGCTCGTGTGAGCTGATTGCTCTCAAAACCTGGCTTGAGAGCATTCTGTACACAGCCTTGGTTGGTGATGTTGTTTGCGAGTTCCCCTTTCGGCTGCATGGAAGAGACCTCGGCGAGGTTTCAAAACAGGAGTTGTGCCCCAGGAGAGCCATCGCTGAATACGAGATGCCGCCTCTGCCACATCTGAGCACTGATGCATACCGCAGGACGACGCCAGCTGCAGTTGCCGCCTCCTTCACCTCTTCTGGAGTGGCGAGATCCTCATCAAGACCCACCAAGGGACCTCGTCAGTCAGCCAAATTAAAATCAAGACCCACAGCGCGTACGCCTTCAAACAAACCGCAGAATTTTGGTCAGATCGTGTCTTATCAGACCAAATCTCCTGTGCCTTTAGACTGTCCCACCGCCTGCACCTGCAATCTGCAAATCTCAGACCTGGGCCTGAATGTGAACTGCCAGGAGCGAAAAATCGAACTCATTTCGGATTTAAATCCCAAACCATACAATCCCAAAAAGATGTATCTCACAGGTAATTACATCACTGTGGTGCAAAGATCAGATTTTATTGAAGCTACTGGGCTGGATTTGCTTCATCTAGGTAACAACCGGATAGCTCGTGTTCATGACAGAGCTTTTGGTGATTTGACAAATCTGCGTAGACTGTACCTGAACGGGAATTTGATAGACCGCCTGGCATCTGAAATGTTTTATGGTCTAGAGAGTTTACAGTTCCTATATTTAGAATACAATGTCATTAAAGAGGTTGCTGCTGACACTTTCCAGCACGTACCCAAGCTTCAGCTGCTCTTTTTGAACAACAACCTCTTGAAAACTTTACCAGAGGGGACGTTTAACGGCCTGATATTGGCCAGATTAAATCTGCGCAGCAACCATCTGCGATATCTACCAGTGAGTGGTGTTCTCGATCAGCTTACAGCCCTTGTCCAAGTTGATTTGTATGAAAACCCTTGGGACTGTGCTTGTAGTATATTAGACTTGAAGATGTGGGTGGAGCAACTCAGCATGGGCACAGTTGTTAACAATGTCATCTGTGGCTCCCCTAAAAGGCTAGCTGGGGAGGATATGAGATACATTAAGTCAACTAATTTCTGCCCTAATAACTCTGATATACTTGCTTCCATGATTCCACCCACTGAAGAGTTTTTTCCTGGCAGCACCATCACTATAGAAACATCCCTGGACTCCAACAACCATTACAGCACCATTCCATTATCCGTAATGATTCTTGCCCTTCTCCTCATCTTCATTATGTCAGTGTTTGTGGCTGCGGGATTGTTTGTGGCCACGAAAAAGAGACGCCAAAAGACCCAAAACGAGCAGAACAACTCGGTGAATGCATGCATTAGCTCCCTCAATATGGAATACGGTCTTTATAAAAAGGGATCAATTCCCAAAGTCAGGACATCGGCTGGACACTTGTACGAGTACATCCCAGCTCCTACAGAATCCTCGAGTAGGCTTTCTGCCCACAGCCCGACCAACAGCAAATCAATGGACGGATTCAAAGATTTTGACGATTTGAGTGGTCCCTTTCTGGGTAACTCTGATGAAGAGGCAGCCAGTAATGTGATAAGTTCAGAATACAGCGCAGCCACTCCAGAGCCCCTCAACAAACCTTCAACCCCTCGTCAAGAGGACCCGTGCGGCTACAGGGAGGCACTTGAGCCTGACAAGAACAGATGCTACAGCGATACATTGCCTTGCAGGCATGGCGCGCATTCGTCAAACAGGTATACCTCAGATTTTGACGTGAGACATCAATATCCGGACAGAATACAACAGACTATCTTATATTGTACAGCACCAAGTACTGTTTATGTAGACCCTAACAGGAGCGAATACTGGGAACTGAAAGCCAAGCTTCACATCGATCCAGATTACCTGGAGGTACTAGAAAAGCGAACTACTTTTACACAGTTTTGA